From a region of the Nitrospira sp. genome:
- a CDS encoding YraN family protein encodes MATSDPRHQFGQASETQAEQFLLAKGYRILDRNVRTPLGELDLVAEDQGVVVFVEVKGRTTEAFGGALLAVNHRKRAKLTKLAALYLAQRHWSDKACRFDVVLVQGRPSDQGQIEHLQNAFDVGERGRF; translated from the coding sequence ATGGCCACTTCCGACCCGCGCCATCAGTTCGGCCAAGCCAGTGAAACGCAGGCCGAACAGTTCTTGCTGGCCAAGGGCTACCGAATTCTCGATCGCAACGTACGGACTCCTCTCGGCGAATTGGACCTCGTGGCGGAAGACCAAGGTGTTGTGGTTTTTGTCGAAGTCAAGGGTAGGACCACGGAAGCCTTCGGCGGTGCTTTGCTCGCGGTGAATCATCGCAAGCGGGCAAAGCTGACAAAACTGGCTGCTCTCTACTTAGCCCAACGGCATTGGTCCGATAAGGCCTGCCGATTCGACGTGGTGTTGGTCCAGGGGAGACCTTCCGACCAGGGACAGATCGAACATCTCCAGAACGCGTTTGACGTCGGAGAACGCGGCAG